The window ACCTGTTCCAGGCTGCTCACGAAGGTTCGTTTGGCTTCTTCGTACTTCAACGGTTCGATTTTTCTCGACCAGCGCAGGGCATTATAAGAGAAGATAGGCTGGCGGAATCCGATGCTGACAGGAGTGGAAAGATAGGAGTGGCCGGCAGAGGCTCCGAGCTGGTCGATTCGCTGCAGATCGCTGTTGATGAAGATATTGCCGCCCGTGTAAAAAATATTCTGGCTGAGGGAAAGGCTTCCCAGGGTGTTCACCAGTTTTCGTTCCACAAACTGGTCAGTTCCGTCGGGTAAGGTTATTTTTTCAATGCTGCGGTTCAGGTCGGGCATGGTGCCTGTCAGAGTTATGGATGGCAGCAGGCTGGCCAGATGGGTGCGGTATTGCCAGTAACTTGCTCTGAACCGGTGGCGCGCAAGCAATGCCTGGGGCGACTGATCCCGCGCCAGGGTAATTACTTCCTGCAGGGTTAATCTTTTCTCTGTCTTTTGGGCATTTAGCCGGCAGGGTACAAACTGAACCAAAAGAATACCCTGCCACATCAGGAATGTGAAGAACCTTTTATTCATAATGCAACGATTCAATGGGATCCTTTTCCGAGGCTCTTTTGGCGGGTGAATAGCCGAAAATAATTCCAATGGATGCGGAAACGGCAAAAGCCAGCAATACGGAAAAAGGTGAAACCACCGTCAGGATGCCGGAGAAATGGGTGATTAGCTTGCTCAGGATGATGCCGAGCAAAACCCCCAGAATACCGCCTGAAACGCTTATCAGAACAGCTTCAGATAAAAACTGCACCACGATGTCTTTCCGGGTGGCTCCGATAGCCATCCGGATGCCGATTTCGCGTATCCGTTCCAATACGTTGGCAAACATAATGTTCATAATTCCGATTCCTCCCACAAGAAGGGATATGCTGGCAATAGCCCCCAGAACAATATTGAAGATGTCTTTGGTACGTTGCTGTTGTTTAAGAAGGAGTTCAGGGACCATTATTTCATAGTCCTTAACTTCCATGTGCCTGCGAAGCAGCATGCGCGACAGAACTTCCACCGTGGGGTTAAGCTGGCTTGTTTCGTTCACCTGCACAATAATTCTGTCGAGCTGATGGTAGTTGTTCTTTTTTCCGGAGGAAGCCGAAGAAGAACTTCTGATAAAGACTCCCCCGCGACCTATAACTATATTGGTTAGTTTTCTTGATGTTACAAGGGCGCGGTTTTCGAACCGCATCAGCATGGTCTTGACCGGTACAAATATGTTGTCGTTCTGCACGGTAACTCCTGCTGATTCAAGTCCTGAGACCTGAATCATGTTTCGCTGAAGAACTCCAATTACCTTCAGCCAGACGTTTCCGCATTTAATATATTGATTCAGGGCACTTGTATTGGGAAAGAGTCTGGCATCAATGTTGGCACCGATAATACAAACCGGAATGCCCTCTTCTTCCTGGTATTTGTCAAAAAGAACCCCTTTTTCGAGCGGAAGATTGTACAGATCGAAGTAGGAACGGGCAACTCCGATGATTTTGGTATCAATCCGTTTCCCGTTCTGGATGACAAAAGAATTCAGAGTAATCTCCGGGCAAACGGTTTTTATTCCGGGAACAACCTGGCGGATGGCTTCCACATCGAGTAAAGTGAGTCCGGGAGAGAATTTTTTCTTTTCTCCGGAAGAGTTGTTTCCTGAACTGCTTTCTTCACCTGATGCGGGTTCTTCCGGAATTAAGGGGCTGATGACAATATTGTTTACGCCCACCATTTTAATCTGTTCGAGAATCTCCTGTTTGGCACCGGCCCCTATTGCCAGCATACTGATAACCGCCGCCACTCCGAAAATTATACCCAGAGCCGTAAGCATTGACCTCAGGCGGTTATTCAGGAGTGACTCAAATGCGATGACGATATCGTGCACGTACCTTTGCATCGGCTATGGTTTTACCCTTACTCTTTGCATCCTTCCTCTCACTGTTCCCGAGGGTTTGCGGGTGGTATCCGGCATTTGCCGGTAGGCATTTTCCATTTCGCTTCTGCGCATTGCTTCTTCTCTTTCTTTCTTCTCCCTTGCCTTTTGCAGGATGACAGGTATCAGCTCCGATCCTTCAGTTTTCATCTTTGCGGCATTTTCCGGCTTTGACAACAGGATTCTGTCACCTGCCTTTAACCCCTGTTCCACAACAACTTCATTTTCATTTGTTTCGCCCAGAACGACTATCTGTTTTGTGCCGTTCTTTCTGAAGACATAAGGTATGCTGTCGTCAGAAAAGATTGCTTCCAGGGGTACAGAAAGGACATTGTCCAGTCTGGCAATCAGAATGGCATTGCCGGTTGTCATGGAAGGACGAAGAATAGGGTCATATTCATTTACTTTAATGATGACCTCAAAAACTTTGGCATCGGTATTGGGCAGTTGTTCTCCAATATTCGCCACTTCGGTTACCACGCCGGAATATTTTTTCTCAGGGAAGGCATCCACGGTAATCCTCACCGGCTGGCCGGGTTTCACTTTGCTTATGTCAATTTCGTTAACGTAGGTTTTGGATATCATGGAGGTGAGGTCGGGGAGTGTTGCCACGGTCAGATCCCATGGGCTGATGGTGGAACCTACCTTGCGTTTTTCGCCGCTCCATTCGCGTGCATAGATAACCATGCCATCAGCCGGGGCCCGGATAATAAATTTCTCGAGAACGCTTTGCATTTCCGTCATTCGTCTGCGTGCCCTGGCAAGCTCGACGGCTGCCAGGCTCATATCTTCTCTGGCCTGCTGTTCCTTTAGAAAATAGTTCTTACGTGCCTGTTCATAATTTCTTTCGGCTTTTTCCAGGTCAATTTGTGCCTGCCGTATGGTGGCAGGAGGTTCATATTTGCTTTGTTCCAGTTTGATGCGGGCTTCTTCCATGCTGAACCGGAGGTTGATCAGTTCGTCTCTCAGGTTGCGCAGAAGAATGGTGGTATCCAGACGGGTTTTATTAAAGTTCGATTCGGCTTTTTCTACCTCATCCATGATGTCTTTCAGCTGATTATCTGCTTCCGATCGGTCGAGTGTGGCCACGTAATCCCCTTCTTTTACCACAGTTCCTTCGGGAATAAGATCCTGGATGCGGATGTTGTTCAGTCTCAGGTTGCGGCTGCGAAGCTCGACAGGGCCTGTGATATTCTGGGAACGCGCAGCCTGGAGTTCTCCTGTTACGGTTACCAGGATCTCAAAAGGCCCCTGCCGCACCTGCGTTTCGAGTATTACCTTCTTTTCCTTCCGGGAGGCACCAAATATGAAATAAACCGCCAGAAGTGCGGCCATTATACCAGAGGTTATCCAGAGGGTTCGTTTTTTCATTCCTGTTTGAATTGGTATATTGGATAGAACATGGTATTATGAACCGGCAGTTTGCAGAACTTTTTCCACCATGGAGACCAGGCGCTCAGCTTCTTCTGTGCTGGTTCCTTCGCTGTATATCCGTACAATGGGTTCCGTATTCGATTTGCGCACATGGACCCAGCCTTCCGGAAAATCAATCCGTATTCCATCGGCGTCGTTGATTTTCTGGTCTTTAAAGTATTCTCTCAACTGCGCAAGCAGGTGATCGACATTTGTGCCGGCACTGATTTCGACTTTCTTTTTCGACATCACATAATGAGGATATCCTGCCCGCAATTCGGATGTTTTTTTCCCTGATTTTGCCAGGTGGCTGAGGAAAAGGGCAGTGCCTGCAAGGGCGTCTCTTCCGTAATGGAGGTCGGGGAGGATAACTCCGCCGTTTCCTTCACCACCAATTACTGCGTTGACCTTTTTCATCATGGCCACTACATTCACTTCACCAACGGCCGATGCAAAGTGCCGGCCGCCGTGTTTTTCAGTAATATCCCTGAGGGCACGGGATGAAGAAAGGTTGGAAACAGTGTTCCCTTTCTTCATGGAAAGTACATAGTCTGCGACGGCCACCAGCGTATATTCTTCCCCGAACATGCTTCCGTCTTCACACACAATGGCAAGTCGGTCAACGTCAGGGTCAACAACCAGGCCCAGATGCGCCTTTTTTCGGGGAACTACCACAGAAATTTCCGTTAAATGTTCAGGCAGTGGTTCGGGATTATGGGCAAAAAGCCCGTCAGGGGTGCAGTTTAGCGGGATGACTTCCTGAACGCCCAGTGCTTTAAGTAATGCGGGTATTGCCGTGCCTCCCACGGAGTTGACAGCATCCACTGCGACCCGGAATTTTGCCCTGCGGATGGCATCGGTATCAACATACGGAAGTTCGAGTATTTTCTGAATGTGGTATTCAAGATATCCTTCCCGCCTGATGATAACCCCGAGCTGGTCAACCGGAGCATAGCTGAAATCGTTTGTTTGTGCCAGACGGATTATTTCTTCTCCTTCTTCGGCTGAAAGGAATTCGCCATTATGCCCCAGCAATTTGAGTGCATTCCACTGGATCGGATTATGGCTGGCCGTGATAATAATTCCTCCCTGTGTTTTTTCAGCTATAACGGCCATTTCGACGGTGGGTGTTGTTGCATGCCCGAGCTGTATTACATTGATTCCGCAGGCTGACAGGGTGGCTGTGACAAGCGATTCCACCATGGGGCCTGAAATACGGGCATCACGGCCAACAATTACCGTGGGTTTCATTCCGGGGAACCTGAGCCTGATAAATTCTGCATAGGCGGTCGAGAAACGAACAATATCCAACGGGGTCAACGCTTCTCCGGACTTTCCTCCTATGGTGCCCCGTATTCCTGAAATTGAAGTTATGAGTGCCATTGCTGTTTTTTTGACCTTAAAAGTACAAATAACTTCCTTTTTTGGGCTAATTTTGTGCTACTATGGCTGTAACCAGAAAAAAAATCCGTCAGGCGCCCGCAAAATGGACTCCGGGCAATGAGCCGGCTCTCAGGCAGGGAGAACTTCCCGGCGAGGGGTTGCGGCGAATTCTTTCAGAAGAATTGCAATATGCACTTAAGCAGGCGGCCCGTCCCAGGGAAGAGATGCACCAGGCAGTCCACGAATTGCGCAAAACACTGAAACGCATCAGGGCTGTCTTTCGACTCATCGAACCGGATATTGGCTACTATATATGCCGTAAGGAAATATACCGCTACAGAGATATAGCCCGAAACGTTTCCTCCCTCAGGAGCCTGTATGTGTGTCTTGAAATGATCAAAAAAATCCGTCCTGTTCTTTCCAAAAAACTTGCCGGAGAACCGCTGGACAAAACCGAAGCCATCCTGCGCGGACAGTATGAAAATCTTCTGAAGAAAAAAACGGAAGAGAAAGATGTGCTTGAACTGGTTCGCCAGGAACTCATCGAAGCAAACCATCAGATAAATGCTCTGCCCCCTCTTCATAATGATATTACCCTTCATGAAAAATCGGTGAGGAATTGTTTTCGCAAAGGAAGGAAATGCTGGCGCAAAGTGGCAAGGAAAGCAAATTCATCCAATATTCATGAACTGAGAAAACAGATCAAACTATTGCAGTTTCAGCTCCAGGTGCTCTATCCTCTTTTGCCTGAAAAGCTTCAGAAACCTCTTGTCCAGTTGCAGAAACTCGCCCGTCTGAGCGGAGATGAACATGATCTTTATGAACTTTCACTGATGATAAAGAAATATCTGAAGGATGAACCGTATAAAAAGGAACTCTTATTCGGTATTTCCCGCCTTATGCTGAAGTACCGGAAACAACTCCTGCCGGCAGCCAGAAAATTTTATAGCATCAAAAGCAAAAAGTTTGTGGCTGAACTGGGTTTAAGAAATATTCCCATTTCTCCAGTGGTTGATCTGAAAAGCGCATAATATGAAATTTTTCGCTTCCGGAAACGGGTTCAGTAAGCAACAGAAAGAATCCCTGAAAGTCTATGCCCTCATTTTCCTGGTTTGTTTTATAACCTGGCTGTGTGGTATTTTTTTTCTCCGGAACAAACCGGAGTACCGGATTTTTGGCTTGTCCGGGATTCTGCTTGTTCTTTCAGGATTTGTTCTGGTTCCGTTACAGAAAGCAGCGGGATTTCCTGATTTACTCGACAGGGAAGTTACGGGCAGGAAACGTTTTGTTGAACCGTTTGTCATCGGTATTATCTTTGCCATTGCTGACGTAATTGTATTCAAACTGATTCTTCACCCGGAGCCTTATACATCTCTTCCGCCCTTTCTTCAGCCATTCCCGTATTCCCTCTTGCTCTATTTTTCGGGGGCTGTTTATTGTGAGGTTCTTTATCGGCTTCTGCCCCTTACATTGATTCTTACCTTGATAAGTTTGTTCACCCGCGGGAAAGGCGCCGGCAGGTATTTCTGGATTCTTGCTGTTCTAACTTCTCTCTGGGAGCCTCTGGAACAAACAGGGAATGCTTTACCATGGGTGATGGGATACACGTTTCTCAGCGGGCTTTTTTTTAATTTCCTGCAAGCGGTCTACTACCGGAAGGCAGGTTTTCTTTCCTCACTTTCAGTAAGGCTGGGACATTATTTTCTGTGGCATATTCTGCTGGGAATATACGTTCAGCAAAGCCTGATGGCCGGGAATACCTGATTATGCTATGATGTAAGGCAGTGAAAATCTTAGAGTAAGCAGAACGGCAGATTTACCCACTATTCGTCAATTGAAAAACTCAATTGACGAATCGACTAACAAAATCTAATCATTCCGAAGTTTCAGAATGATAGATTTTCTAAGTCGGGATTACCTCGATAAGTCAATAGAAACAAGTTGTTTAAATGTTTTTTGTGTTTCTATTGACTAATCTCGGTTTAAAGTACTTTCTGCATATGCCAGTCGCCTGAAAGCACCAGTTCCATAGTACGGCCGAAAGGGCCTTCTTCCACAGCGGCCACTATTTCCCACTGTCCGGCAAATGCTTCCTGTCCTTCGAGACGTTCTCCATGATACATCACTTCGTGCGATTCCCGCTCTTTGTCAGTAATCACAGATCCATCCTCTCCGATGGCAAAGAAATAGGGAAAGCGTTTCACAAAGCTGATCATGCCGTCTTCAGCAAAGCCTTCAATGGTTGCCGGTTGTCCGAATATTTTCATGGTTTCCTCATCGGTACAGGTTCCGCTCAGATCGCCGTCGGTATCTTTTATTTCGATTAAAAACGGCACTTTTTTCGCCCGGAATGATTCCGGAAATGCTTCACCAAAGGTGTATTCACCTTCCCATTTTCCGCTCAGATTCATATTTTTATCATGCTATTGTTTCGAAAACCAATTTTTGAGAATATTTAAAAACTTTTGAAAAGATTCATCCGTACAATTATTGTAAGAAACGGAGTCAGCAATCTTACTGAAGATTGAAGAAGACCTTGGAACATTGATCCTTTTAAGTACCTCTTCATAATATTCTTTGGGTCTGGAAGGTTTTGTTTTTCCAGGTGAAAGCCATCCATTAATTTCGAGCCACCTATGTAAAGGAAACCCTTGCTCTTTTTCTTTCCATCCGATAGCATGAGCAACGGAATATTTTTTTGCCCACAACCATATTTCAATTTCAGGCTCAATAACAATTACAGCACTTTTGTTTTTCCATCCATTTCTAACAAGACGTTTTTCAAGATTGATTTCAGCATCAGTTCTGTTATTGAATTTTGCTTCTGCTCCGGATCCTTCAAAATCAAAAAGTACAATGGCAAACCTGAAATTCCGAATATAATGTCTTAAAAAATCAGGACTATCATTAAAATTACCAGAATCTCTCATTGGGTTTTTGATTACCTCAAAAGTAATAGTACTGATAACATTTGTGCGAATGAGACGGTTAATAAAAGTCTCTATAAGAGCCTTCTGGTCACTATCCGCAACGAGTACAACAAGATCTTTCATGATAAAATACCTGCCGCAAATAAAACGGAAAGATTAGGATCACCCTGCCAGTCCTTAAGTTTTGGATGTTCAGAACCGTTAATTATGTCAGTAATTCCATTGACTGTTTTAGAAAAACAAAGCAGTTCTGCAGGTTTAACTAGTGAAAGAATTACGGGTGAATGAGATGCAAGAAAGACCTGTGCGTTGTATACCGAAGACAGAGACTGGTAAACACACTCAATTGCCAGAGGATGAATCCCGTTTTCAGGTTCTTCAATAAGAAAAACACCCTGTATGTCTTTAAGATAGGCAATTATAGTCAGGGCAAGAACTCTGAGAGTGCCATCGGATAATAGCCAGCCGGGAACAGCAATGCCATTTTTGTACCTGATTTTAAGATATTTGTGTTTGTCTTCCTCGCGTTCAATAATCAGAATATCATCAATATCAGGTAAAAGGATTTTTAAATGCTCAACCCATTGATTGTATTTTTCTTTGCTTTTTTTAAGGTTTTCAATAACCCACGGAAGATTGGAACCGTCAGTTCTGAAGAAAGTGCCCAAACCTGGAGGGCTTGGTTTGCGCATCAGCTGGCTATTCAGAATTATCATACGGATGCCGTTTTGAAGAAATCCTTTGAGCCAGGTGGCAGCAGGAAACTTGGTTACATCTTCAGGTAAATTTGCAAGAGCTGATTTTTTATTACCTAACTTAAAGGAAGGCAGCCATCCGCTTTTGCCTGATTCTTCAATATAAAAATTGTCATTCCCTTCAGGATTCTTAGTTACAACTCTCCGGTAAATCCCTTTGGCATATTTTTTTATAAGTAAGGTTGACGGTGGAGCCGGTTCATAAGGAAACAACGAAGAGTCATTTTTATCATCATGATTAATCTGATAACCCTTTTTCAGTAATATTACCCTTTCTTCTTTTATGCAATTTTCTTCTGTTTCTTTATGTTTTCCTATTCTAAGTTCATACCGGATTTTGTTAAAATCTGGATTTGAGTTAATGTTTTCAGGAATTTTCGCTTCAATGGCAAATTCAATGTCGTTCCCGTTTCCGGCAAACGTGAGTTCGTCAAAACTGGTTCCCCTGGATTTTACAGCTTCATCAATTCCATTGTTAATTATGTTCGATAGAAATTGTATTGCATCGAGAAAAGTACTTTTCCCGGATGCATTTGCACCAATAAGAACATGAAACCGCTTTAAAGGCAGATTAACATACCTAAGACAGCGGTAGTTCAATATTTGGATAAGCTCAATCATTCATGCAAAAATAATTTAAATTCATTCTTTTGCGAAGGGTTCAGTTGAAGGAATGAATGCGATATTGACTTCGGGGAACAGGGATTTAAGCCATCGGGCACATTCTTTCATTCCCTCTTCTTCTGAAGGGATATGCCCGATAACAATGAGTGCTTTCTTTTTGCCCTGCAGGGAAGCGTCCCGCACATATTCTATGGTTTCCCATTCGCGCGATTCTCCTATCAGCAGCACTTCTACAGCACTGCGCCGCAGGAAATCCATCTGAAGATCACTACCTACAGCTCCCGGAAGAAATCCTACCCGGGTAATTTTCATGGAGGGGTCGCCGACTATCCTGATGCAGGACGCATTCAGCTTTTCAGCGAGCAGTTCCTTAAGTTCCTGTAAGGTGGAAGGAGGGATGACAAAAATTCCCTCTGCACCTTTTTTCCTGTAGCTTTCCCAGCCCAGGGCACGGGTCATGCCTTCCAGAATTCCGTCTGGTTTTCGCATATGCCAGTGATCATGAAACCGCCAGATGATCAGATTATGGTCATTGATATACCGGATTTTATCCAGATAAACCGGATCATTGTTTTTTTCAAATTCCGAAGTTTCATCCAGGTGGTTATAAAAAACAGGTTCATGAACAATAATAAAGTTCCTGCCGGATGCTACTGCTTTTTGCAAAACAGTCATGGTGGGAAACATGGTTATTACAACACCGGTAACCACATTGTCGGGGTTGCCTGTTTTAAATACGTCAACAGTAGGTTCCTGCCACGGAACGCCGATTTTTTGTTTGATTGTTTCAACCATTTGCCGGGCTGTTATTCCGGATGACTGGGCAAAGAGCGGAAAGGTAACAGCAAGAAACAAGAGGGTGGAATAAGTTATTCTTGCTCCTGATCCGAATGTTTCTCTGAGCAAATGATTCCCCTGCAGGATTTGCAAAAGCGGCAATCCGGTTTTCATACAGACATTTCTTTTGAAGAACAAAGATGGTGATTTTCTGCAAAAGCACGAATGCCTGCCATGGCAAAACAATGAAAGGGAAAACATCCGGGCAAACCCCGCTGGAACGAAGTGGAAGCGGCCCTTGCGACACATTGCGCAGTTTTTATGCGCAATGTGAATCAAAAAGAGAAAAGAACACGAGTCCCGTTCCCTGAATTATCTATGCTTCCCGGATCTTCTTCAGCAGAAAATCCCTGGATTTCACCCCGACAAACCGTTCAACCTCCTTGCCGTTTTTGAAAAGAATCATGGTAGGAATGCCACGGATTTTATAAGCAGAAGCAGCTTCGCGGTTTTTATCTACGTCGAGTTTGCCTATAATGGCAGTACCGTCGAGTTCATCAGCCAGTTCGTTCAGTACCGGCGCCATCGCCCGGCAGGGAGCACACCATGCAGCCCAGAAGTCGACAAGTACCTTGCCGTTTTTGATCTGATGCTTGAAATTCCGGTCATCAAGGATTCGGATTTTTTCATTTGAAGGCACCAGCGGCAT is drawn from Bacteroidales bacterium and contains these coding sequences:
- a CDS encoding FtsX-like permease family protein produces the protein MQRYVHDIVIAFESLLNNRLRSMLTALGIIFGVAAVISMLAIGAGAKQEILEQIKMVGVNNIVISPLIPEEPASGEESSSGNNSSGEKKKFSPGLTLLDVEAIRQVVPGIKTVCPEITLNSFVIQNGKRIDTKIIGVARSYFDLYNLPLEKGVLFDKYQEEEGIPVCIIGANIDARLFPNTSALNQYIKCGNVWLKVIGVLQRNMIQVSGLESAGVTVQNDNIFVPVKTMLMRFENRALVTSRKLTNIVIGRGGVFIRSSSSASSGKKNNYHQLDRIIVQVNETSQLNPTVEVLSRMLLRRHMEVKDYEIMVPELLLKQQQRTKDIFNIVLGAIASISLLVGGIGIMNIMFANVLERIREIGIRMAIGATRKDIVVQFLSEAVLISVSGGILGVLLGIILSKLITHFSGILTVVSPFSVLLAFAVSASIGIIFGYSPAKRASEKDPIESLHYE
- a CDS encoding HlyD family efflux transporter periplasmic adaptor subunit; this encodes MKKRTLWITSGIMAALLAVYFIFGASRKEKKVILETQVRQGPFEILVTVTGELQAARSQNITGPVELRSRNLRLNNIRIQDLIPEGTVVKEGDYVATLDRSEADNQLKDIMDEVEKAESNFNKTRLDTTILLRNLRDELINLRFSMEEARIKLEQSKYEPPATIRQAQIDLEKAERNYEQARKNYFLKEQQAREDMSLAAVELARARRRMTEMQSVLEKFIIRAPADGMVIYAREWSGEKRKVGSTISPWDLTVATLPDLTSMISKTYVNEIDISKVKPGQPVRITVDAFPEKKYSGVVTEVANIGEQLPNTDAKVFEVIIKVNEYDPILRPSMTTGNAILIARLDNVLSVPLEAIFSDDSIPYVFRKNGTKQIVVLGETNENEVVVEQGLKAGDRILLSKPENAAKMKTEGSELIPVILQKAREKKEREEAMRRSEMENAYRQMPDTTRKPSGTVRGRMQRVRVKP
- the glmM gene encoding phosphoglucosamine mutase; the encoded protein is MALITSISGIRGTIGGKSGEALTPLDIVRFSTAYAEFIRLRFPGMKPTVIVGRDARISGPMVESLVTATLSACGINVIQLGHATTPTVEMAVIAEKTQGGIIITASHNPIQWNALKLLGHNGEFLSAEEGEEIIRLAQTNDFSYAPVDQLGVIIRREGYLEYHIQKILELPYVDTDAIRRAKFRVAVDAVNSVGGTAIPALLKALGVQEVIPLNCTPDGLFAHNPEPLPEHLTEISVVVPRKKAHLGLVVDPDVDRLAIVCEDGSMFGEEYTLVAVADYVLSMKKGNTVSNLSSSRALRDITEKHGGRHFASAVGEVNVVAMMKKVNAVIGGEGNGGVILPDLHYGRDALAGTALFLSHLAKSGKKTSELRAGYPHYVMSKKKVEISAGTNVDHLLAQLREYFKDQKINDADGIRIDFPEGWVHVRKSNTEPIVRIYSEGTSTEEAERLVSMVEKVLQTAGS
- a CDS encoding CHAD domain-containing protein — translated: MAVTRKKIRQAPAKWTPGNEPALRQGELPGEGLRRILSEELQYALKQAARPREEMHQAVHELRKTLKRIRAVFRLIEPDIGYYICRKEIYRYRDIARNVSSLRSLYVCLEMIKKIRPVLSKKLAGEPLDKTEAILRGQYENLLKKKTEEKDVLELVRQELIEANHQINALPPLHNDITLHEKSVRNCFRKGRKCWRKVARKANSSNIHELRKQIKLLQFQLQVLYPLLPEKLQKPLVQLQKLARLSGDEHDLYELSLMIKKYLKDEPYKKELLFGISRLMLKYRKQLLPAARKFYSIKSKKFVAELGLRNIPISPVVDLKSA
- a CDS encoding ATP-binding protein, with product MIELIQILNYRCLRYVNLPLKRFHVLIGANASGKSTFLDAIQFLSNIINNGIDEAVKSRGTSFDELTFAGNGNDIEFAIEAKIPENINSNPDFNKIRYELRIGKHKETEENCIKEERVILLKKGYQINHDDKNDSSLFPYEPAPPSTLLIKKYAKGIYRRVVTKNPEGNDNFYIEESGKSGWLPSFKLGNKKSALANLPEDVTKFPAATWLKGFLQNGIRMIILNSQLMRKPSPPGLGTFFRTDGSNLPWVIENLKKSKEKYNQWVEHLKILLPDIDDILIIEREEDKHKYLKIRYKNGIAVPGWLLSDGTLRVLALTIIAYLKDIQGVFLIEEPENGIHPLAIECVYQSLSSVYNAQVFLASHSPVILSLVKPAELLCFSKTVNGITDIINGSEHPKLKDWQGDPNLSVLFAAGILS
- the trxA gene encoding thioredoxin codes for the protein MPLVPSNEKIRILDDRNFKHQIKNGKVLVDFWAAWCAPCRAMAPVLNELADELDGTAIIGKLDVDKNREAASAYKIRGIPTMILFKNGKEVERFVGVKSRDFLLKKIREA